Genomic segment of Deinococcus sp. YIM 134068:
CGGCCCGCCGCCTCGGGGTCCACCGCCTCCAAATATTCAATGACCTCCCGAGTGGAGCGGTGCAGGCTGTAGAGGTCCAGCCCGTAGAAGCCCGCCCCCGCCCCCGGATGGCGCTCGTTGTGCCCCCGCAGCCAGTCCACGAACTGCCGCACGTCCTCGTTGCGCCACATCCACTTGGGGAACCGCTGGAAGTCGCCCAGCGCCTCCAGGGCGTCGGCGTCCTCGCCCTGCCCGCGCACGTAGCGGTTCACCCGGTAGGCGTCGGGCCAGTCGGCCTCCACCGCGACCGCCGTGAAGCCGCGCGCCTCGATCAGCCGCCGCGTCAGCCGCGCCCGCTCCCGGTAGAACTCGTGCGTGCCGTGCGACGCCTCACCGATGAGGACGAAGCGCGCGTCGCCGATGCGTTCCAGCAGCCCGTCGTAGTCGTCGGAGGCTCCAGTCAGGGGAAAAGAAGCATCGCGGAGGGCCTGGGTCAGGTCGGAGGTCGTCATGGGGTCACTCCTGGGGTGGGGCGGCGCGGGCGAGCAGTTCCCGCACCTCCTCGTCGGTCGTCTGGTGGAAGTTCTCGTAGAACTGGCCGACCGCGTGGAAGTCCGGCGGGGTGAGGAGGCAGACCACCCCGTCGGCGTCGAGCGTCTCGCAGACCTCGGATGGAGCGACGGGCACGGCGACGACCACGCGGGTGGGGGAGAGGGGCCGCAGCGCGAGGAGGGCCGTCCGCATTGTGGCCCCGGTCGCCAGCCCGTCGTCTACAAGAATGACCGTGTGACCCGTGATGGGGGCGGGAGTGCTGCCCTCCCGGTAGGCCCGCTCGCGGCGCTTCAGTTCCGCCCGTTCGCGCCTTTCGACCGCCTCCAATTCCTCCGGCGTCACGCGGCCCAGACGCACGACCTCCTCGTTGAGGACCCGTACGCCACCCGACGCGATGGCCCCCATCGCCACCTCCTCGTAGGCGGGCAGGCCGAGCTTGCGGACGAGGAACACGTCGAGGGGGGCACCCAGCGCGTCCGCGATCTCGGCGGCCACCGGCACCCCGCCAC
This window contains:
- a CDS encoding phosphoribosyltransferase, with translation MPVTRFLDRRDAGRQLAQRLLVAGEWPDATVLALPRGGVPVAAEIADALGAPLDVFLVRKLGLPAYEEVAMGAIASGGVRVLNEEVVRLGRVTPEELEAVERRERAELKRRERAYREGSTPAPITGHTVILVDDGLATGATMRTALLALRPLSPTRVVVAVPVAPSEVCETLDADGVVCLLTPPDFHAVGQFYENFHQTTDEEVRELLARAAPPQE